In Streptomyces hawaiiensis, one genomic interval encodes:
- a CDS encoding MFS transporter: MKQTDEIATGADGTGAVAEVCPPPGMPALLVLCAAHFMDAIDLSDVGVALPAIQRDLGMASGSLQWVVSAYALGYGGFLLLGGRVADLFGRRRAFLTAVAVFGVVSVLGALAPTGGVLVVARLVKGVAAGFLAPAALSLITTNWPEGPRRGRALGWYATAGACGFIGGLVLGGVLTELSWRLVFALPVPIAVGALVAGLRLLPADPRGSVREKMDVPGTLTATGALVLLVYALTQAPSHGWVSARTLVLLFAAAGLLGLFARVESRTRRPLVPLSFLTRRTTAGANLTIFAMWGAYTSFAFLATLYLQNVLDWSPLQTAGAFVPLGLANGALAPFAGRLAARFGTHRMIAAGMLLLALSYALFFRIGPHSSFLTVVLPVMVVNGIGTAATFPALNMSAVTGVPDRDQGLAGALLNTFMQIGGAVVLALVTAVVEAGQRTNRGDPLGGYGLGTGVIVATVLFGLGAALLIRHRPDSRDH; this comes from the coding sequence ATGAAGCAGACCGACGAGATCGCCACGGGCGCCGACGGAACCGGGGCCGTTGCGGAGGTCTGCCCGCCACCCGGCATGCCGGCCCTGCTGGTGCTGTGCGCGGCTCATTTCATGGACGCCATAGACCTTTCGGACGTGGGCGTGGCCCTGCCCGCGATCCAGCGTGACCTGGGCATGGCTTCGGGCTCCTTGCAGTGGGTCGTGTCCGCCTACGCCCTCGGCTACGGCGGGTTCCTCCTCCTGGGCGGCCGGGTCGCCGATCTGTTCGGCCGGCGACGCGCTTTCCTGACCGCGGTCGCCGTCTTCGGCGTGGTGAGCGTGCTGGGAGCGCTCGCTCCGACCGGTGGCGTGCTGGTCGTGGCGCGGCTGGTGAAGGGGGTCGCCGCGGGCTTCCTGGCCCCGGCGGCTCTTTCTCTGATCACCACCAATTGGCCGGAGGGTCCGCGGCGCGGCCGTGCCCTCGGCTGGTACGCCACCGCCGGCGCCTGCGGCTTCATCGGCGGACTCGTTCTCGGCGGCGTACTGACCGAACTGTCGTGGCGGCTGGTCTTCGCGCTCCCTGTGCCCATCGCTGTGGGCGCGCTGGTCGCGGGGCTGCGCCTGCTCCCGGCGGACCCCCGGGGCAGCGTTCGCGAGAAGATGGACGTTCCTGGCACGCTGACGGCCACCGGAGCCCTGGTGCTCTTGGTCTACGCCCTCACCCAGGCTCCGTCGCACGGCTGGGTGTCCGCCCGCACCCTCGTTCTCCTCTTCGCCGCGGCCGGTCTGCTCGGCCTGTTCGCGCGGGTCGAGTCCCGCACACGCAGGCCCTTGGTCCCGCTGTCCTTCCTCACCCGGCGCACGACCGCCGGCGCCAACCTGACGATCTTCGCCATGTGGGGCGCCTACACATCGTTCGCGTTCCTCGCCACGCTCTACCTGCAGAACGTGCTGGACTGGTCGCCGTTGCAGACCGCCGGTGCCTTCGTCCCGCTGGGCCTCGCCAACGGCGCGCTGGCGCCGTTCGCGGGGCGGCTCGCCGCCCGGTTCGGAACGCACAGGATGATCGCCGCCGGGATGCTGCTCCTCGCGCTGTCCTACGCGCTGTTCTTCCGGATCGGCCCCCACAGCTCCTTCCTCACCGTGGTCCTGCCCGTCATGGTCGTCAACGGGATCGGCACCGCGGCGACCTTTCCCGCGCTGAACATGAGCGCCGTGACCGGGGTGCCGGACCGTGACCAAGGGCTGGCGGGAGCCCTGCTCAACACCTTCATGCAGATCGGCGGTGCCGTCGTCCTCGCCCTCGTCACTGCGGTCGTCGAAGCCGGACAGCGCACGAACCGGGGTGACCCCCTGGGGGGCTACGGCCTCGGTACCGGCGTCATCGTCGCCACCGTGCTCTTCGGCCTGGGCGCCGCGCTCCTCATCCGGCACCGGCCCGACAGCCGGGACCACTGA
- a CDS encoding helix-turn-helix transcriptional regulator, with the protein MDDNHLGGFLRARRTHLRPQDVNMASHGVRRVAGLRREEVAVLAGVNADYYTRLEQGRERHPSPQVLDALSRALLLDRDARGHLRRLAGVSPDGQGSLHTTEHVGPALRQLMDGYPHTPAFVMSRTLDLLAANALADALYAPFTPADNLARMTFLDPAGRVFYQDWDRAAQAAVANLRQASGFDPEHPRLRDLVGTLTEHSAAFRRLWAQHTVRGKTQDAKQLLHPDVGPLALTYQSFDVRDAPGQQLVIYHAEPGSPSAHALALLGSLYADGRRNPSRSAGQ; encoded by the coding sequence ATGGACGACAACCATCTCGGGGGATTCCTCCGCGCGCGCCGTACCCACCTGCGGCCACAGGACGTCAACATGGCGAGTCACGGCGTACGCAGGGTCGCCGGACTGCGCCGCGAGGAGGTCGCCGTCCTGGCCGGCGTGAACGCCGACTACTACACCCGGCTGGAGCAGGGCCGCGAGCGCCATCCCTCGCCACAGGTGCTGGACGCGCTCAGCCGTGCCCTCCTGCTCGACCGGGACGCCCGCGGCCACCTGCGCCGCCTGGCCGGAGTGTCACCGGACGGCCAAGGCTCCCTCCACACCACCGAGCACGTCGGTCCCGCGCTGCGTCAGCTGATGGACGGCTACCCGCACACCCCGGCGTTCGTGATGAGCCGCACCCTCGACCTCCTGGCCGCCAACGCCCTGGCCGACGCGCTTTACGCCCCCTTCACTCCCGCGGACAACCTGGCCCGCATGACCTTCCTCGACCCAGCCGGACGGGTGTTCTACCAAGACTGGGACCGGGCCGCCCAGGCCGCCGTCGCCAATCTGCGCCAGGCGAGCGGCTTCGACCCCGAGCACCCACGTCTGCGAGACCTGGTGGGCACACTGACCGAACACAGTGCCGCATTCCGGCGGCTGTGGGCGCAGCACACCGTGCGCGGAAAGACCCAGGACGCCAAGCAACTTCTCCACCCGGATGTCGGCCCTCTCGCCCTCACCTACCAGTCTTTCGACGTCCGGGACGCCCCGGGCCAGCAACTCGTCATCTATCACGCCGAACCGGGCAGCCCCTCCGCGCATGCCCTGGCCCTTCTCGGCTCCCTGTACGCCGACGGCAGGCGGAACCCGTCCCGTTCCGCCGGACAGTGA
- a CDS encoding alpha/beta fold hydrolase: MDWTLDEGFETPGGVVRWGALGSGDPLVLVHGTPYSSFLWRDIAPALARTRTVFFFDHLGFGQSEQHESQDLSLAAHSRNFAQLLDHWGLSRPSVVAHDIGGAVALRTLLLEERNYRDLTLFDAVSGGEWERGLFRLFLEHEEVFRKLPAYAHEALVASHLRHATHVGFRPGILDTFLAPWRGEAGQPAFYRQYSQIRQADTAAYEHLLGGVSIPVRILWGRDDRILPPEYAEWLHERVPHAELHWIDDAGHLLQEDAPGQLLACLTSGFASA; this comes from the coding sequence GTGGACTGGACGCTGGACGAGGGATTCGAGACACCCGGAGGGGTGGTGCGGTGGGGGGCCTTGGGCAGCGGAGACCCACTCGTACTGGTGCACGGCACGCCGTACTCCTCCTTCCTGTGGCGCGACATCGCTCCCGCGCTCGCCCGTACCCGCACGGTCTTCTTCTTCGACCATCTCGGCTTCGGCCAGTCCGAGCAGCACGAGAGCCAAGACCTGAGCCTCGCGGCTCACTCAAGGAACTTCGCTCAGCTGCTCGACCACTGGGGACTGTCCCGCCCCAGCGTCGTGGCTCACGACATCGGCGGGGCGGTAGCGCTGCGGACCCTGCTGCTGGAGGAGAGGAACTATCGGGACCTGACCCTCTTCGACGCGGTGAGCGGCGGCGAGTGGGAGCGGGGACTGTTCCGGCTCTTCCTGGAGCACGAGGAAGTCTTCCGCAAGCTTCCGGCCTACGCCCACGAAGCGCTGGTCGCAAGCCATCTGCGGCACGCCACGCACGTCGGCTTCCGGCCGGGAATCCTCGACACGTTCCTCGCGCCGTGGCGGGGGGAGGCAGGGCAGCCGGCGTTCTACCGTCAATACAGCCAGATCAGGCAGGCGGACACGGCCGCGTACGAGCACCTGCTGGGCGGTGTGTCGATTCCAGTGCGGATCCTCTGGGGCCGTGACGACCGCATTCTCCCTCCGGAGTACGCCGAGTGGCTGCACGAACGCGTTCCGCACGCCGAACTGCACTGGATCGATGACGCCGGCCACCTCCTCCAGGAAGACGCGCCCGGCCAGTTGTTGGCCTGCCTGACATCTGGTTTCGCATCAGCCTGA
- a CDS encoding helix-turn-helix transcriptional regulator, with protein sequence MDRSSEIREFLRTRRARITPEQAGLAPHGGARRVPGLRREEVAQLAGVSVDYYVRLERGRTKGVSETVLDAVARALHLDETERAHLFDLTQPTPARTRRKRPLAPQRVHPVLYRTLDSLSVPAVVQGRRTDVLAANKLAHALYTDFEARPRRERNFARFVFLDEAARTLYADWEQVAGDCLALLRLYAGRHPDDPQLTELIGELSLHSDTFRRLWADHDVIAHTSGTKRLHHPLVGDLTLDYVVLAVEGDPEQTLVIYTPEPASPSAEALDILASWTSTSTTRPHTSGQTRNPVGCTQHGPWIYGMGRRCWCGHCRTSCMV encoded by the coding sequence ATGGACCGCAGCAGCGAGATCCGTGAGTTCCTGCGCACCCGCCGGGCCCGGATCACCCCCGAACAGGCCGGTCTCGCCCCGCACGGCGGCGCCCGCCGCGTACCGGGGCTGCGCCGCGAGGAAGTCGCCCAGCTCGCCGGGGTCAGCGTCGACTACTACGTCCGCCTGGAGCGAGGCCGCACCAAGGGCGTCTCCGAAACCGTCCTGGACGCCGTCGCCCGCGCCCTGCACCTCGACGAGACCGAACGCGCCCACCTCTTCGACCTCACCCAGCCCACCCCCGCCCGGACCCGCCGCAAGCGGCCGCTCGCCCCCCAGCGAGTCCACCCGGTCCTGTACCGGACCCTGGACTCTCTCAGCGTCCCCGCGGTGGTCCAGGGGCGACGCACAGACGTCCTTGCCGCCAACAAGCTCGCCCACGCCCTCTACACCGACTTCGAAGCCAGGCCCCGCCGCGAACGCAACTTCGCCCGCTTCGTCTTCCTCGACGAGGCCGCCCGCACGCTGTACGCCGACTGGGAGCAGGTCGCCGGCGACTGCTTGGCCTTGCTGCGCCTGTACGCCGGCCGGCACCCCGACGACCCGCAGCTCACGGAGCTGATCGGCGAGCTGTCCCTGCACAGCGACACCTTCCGCCGCCTGTGGGCCGACCACGACGTCATCGCCCACACCAGCGGCACCAAACGTCTCCACCACCCGCTCGTCGGCGACCTCACCCTCGACTACGTGGTTCTGGCAGTAGAAGGCGACCCCGAACAGACCCTGGTCATCTACACCCCGGAGCCGGCGTCCCCCTCTGCCGAAGCTCTCGACATCCTCGCCAGCTGGACCAGCACGTCCACCACCCGCCCCCACACCTCCGGACAGACACGCAACCCAGTCGGCTGCACTCAGCATGGTCCGTGGATCTACGGGATGGGCCGTCGGTGCTGGTGCGGTCACTGTCGTACTTCCTGCATGGTGTGA
- a CDS encoding SDR family NAD(P)-dependent oxidoreductase — MASKLTGTVALVTGASSGIGAATARELAEHGASVALVARRKDRLEELAAEIEKAGGTALVVEADIADRNQAEGAVEQVVERFGRLDTLVNNAGLMLLGPVVGADAEEWDRMIAVNLQGLLYTTRAALPHLLRAAEQGPRQVADIVNISSQAGRMASKGYGVYNLTKFGVNGFTESLRQELAQRHVRVGVLEPGAVETELVGHNTPEVRNELVDPVIGRIEVLTAEDIADGVAYMVTRPRRTAIGELWIMPTDQG, encoded by the coding sequence GTGGCATCGAAACTGACCGGCACCGTCGCTCTCGTCACCGGCGCGAGCAGCGGGATCGGCGCCGCTACCGCCCGCGAGCTCGCCGAGCACGGTGCATCCGTCGCGCTCGTGGCCCGCCGCAAGGACCGCCTGGAAGAACTCGCCGCCGAGATCGAGAAGGCGGGCGGCACGGCGCTGGTGGTGGAAGCGGACATCGCTGACCGTAACCAGGCCGAAGGGGCCGTGGAGCAAGTCGTCGAGCGGTTCGGACGGCTTGACACGCTGGTCAACAATGCCGGTCTGATGCTCCTGGGCCCCGTGGTCGGCGCGGACGCCGAGGAGTGGGACCGCATGATCGCCGTCAACCTGCAGGGCCTGCTCTACACCACCCGTGCCGCGCTGCCGCATCTGCTGCGGGCCGCCGAACAGGGCCCGCGCCAGGTCGCCGACATCGTCAACATCAGCTCGCAGGCGGGCCGCATGGCGAGCAAGGGCTACGGCGTCTACAACCTCACCAAGTTCGGCGTGAACGGCTTCACCGAGTCCCTGCGCCAGGAACTCGCCCAGCGCCACGTGCGCGTCGGTGTCCTGGAACCGGGCGCCGTGGAGACCGAGCTGGTCGGCCACAACACGCCCGAGGTCCGCAACGAGCTGGTCGACCCCGTCATCGGGCGGATCGAGGTCCTCACCGCCGAGGACATCGCCGACGGCGTCGCCTACATGGTCACCCGCCCCCGGCGCACCGCCATCGGCGAGCTGTGGATCATGCCCACCGACCAGGGCTGA
- a CDS encoding SDR family oxidoreductase, whose protein sequence is MSKVIFITGAGRGLGTDIVREALAAGHQVVATGRRPEEVEKTLGGPQDNLLVTKLDVTSLEDAQAAAQAAVDRFGRIDVLINNAGNFFAGYFEEVSPAHMRQQIETNLFGPMNVTRAVLPVMRRQRDGHVITLSSLAGQVGTEFTSAYAASKFAVEGWMEALHHDIKPYGIRTTIVEPGYFRTELLVDASTTWPEPTIDDYAERTTATVEAWKSINGQQPGDPAKLAHALLTLAGQDQPPLRFVAGADAIEGVSAKARELLAQVEASRELGGNLGHDDTNA, encoded by the coding sequence ATGAGCAAGGTCATCTTCATCACCGGTGCCGGACGCGGTCTGGGCACGGACATCGTCCGCGAGGCCCTGGCGGCCGGCCACCAGGTCGTCGCCACCGGCCGCCGCCCCGAGGAGGTCGAGAAGACCCTCGGCGGGCCGCAGGACAACCTGCTGGTCACCAAGCTGGATGTGACCAGTCTGGAGGACGCGCAGGCGGCCGCGCAGGCCGCGGTCGACCGGTTCGGCCGCATCGACGTCCTGATCAACAACGCCGGTAATTTCTTTGCCGGCTACTTCGAGGAGGTCTCACCCGCGCACATGCGGCAGCAGATCGAGACCAACCTCTTCGGCCCGATGAACGTCACGCGTGCCGTCCTGCCCGTCATGCGCCGGCAGCGCGACGGCCACGTCATCACGCTCTCCTCGCTCGCCGGTCAGGTCGGCACGGAGTTCACCTCCGCCTACGCGGCCTCCAAGTTCGCCGTCGAGGGCTGGATGGAGGCCCTGCACCACGACATCAAGCCGTACGGCATCCGCACCACGATCGTGGAGCCCGGCTACTTCCGCACCGAGCTGCTCGTGGACGCCTCCACCACCTGGCCCGAGCCGACCATCGACGACTACGCCGAGCGCACCACCGCCACGGTCGAAGCCTGGAAGAGCATCAACGGGCAGCAGCCCGGCGACCCCGCCAAGCTCGCCCACGCCCTGCTGACCCTCGCCGGACAGGACCAGCCGCCGCTGCGCTTCGTCGCCGGCGCCGACGCCATCGAGGGCGTCTCGGCCAAGGCCAGGGAACTCCTCGCACAGGTCGAAGCCTCCCGTGAGCTGGGCGGCAACCTCGGCCACGACGACACCAACGCCTGA
- a CDS encoding alpha/beta hydrolase, with the protein MHSRARSPKKLVVVDGGTHMDFYDVPQYVDRAMAEATPFFRENLAAEPVTQG; encoded by the coding sequence TTGCACAGCCGGGCACGCAGCCCCAAGAAGCTCGTGGTCGTCGACGGCGGCACGCACATGGACTTCTACGACGTGCCCCAGTACGTGGACCGGGCCATGGCGGAGGCCACGCCGTTCTTCAGGGAGAACCTGGCCGCGGAGCCCGTCACACAGGGCTGA
- a CDS encoding aldo/keto reductase — protein sequence MAPTSIIASCYIGSSSYSGSQIVEAQWTSRERHLERFVTEQPPYSILVRGIEEDVLPTVRRHGMGTLTYSPLSGGWLSGRYRKNASEGPASAARPQARFDMSTPANQRKLDAVEQLAVLAEKAGLTLIELAVAFVINHPGVTSAIIGPRTMEQLEAFLPSADVTLSSDVLDAIDEIVAPGVTVNPVDNSYGDFELRADQRRR from the coding sequence TTGGCCCCGACGTCGATCATCGCAAGCTGCTACATCGGCTCCTCGTCCTACTCCGGCTCCCAGATCGTCGAGGCCCAGTGGACCTCGCGGGAGCGGCACCTGGAGCGGTTCGTGACCGAGCAGCCGCCGTACTCGATCCTGGTCCGGGGCATCGAGGAGGACGTGCTCCCCACCGTGCGCCGTCACGGCATGGGCACGCTCACCTACAGTCCGCTCTCCGGCGGGTGGCTCTCCGGCCGCTACCGCAAGAACGCCTCCGAGGGCCCAGCCTCCGCGGCGCGCCCCCAGGCCCGGTTCGACATGAGCACCCCCGCCAACCAGCGCAAGCTCGACGCCGTCGAACAGCTCGCCGTCCTGGCGGAGAAGGCCGGTCTCACCCTGATCGAGCTGGCCGTCGCCTTCGTCATCAACCACCCCGGCGTCACCTCGGCGATCATCGGCCCGCGCACCATGGAGCAGTTGGAGGCGTTCCTGCCATCCGCCGACGTCACGCTGTCTTCCGACGTGCTCGACGCCATCGACGAGATCGTCGCCCCCGGAGTCACGGTCAACCCCGTCGACAACAGCTACGGAGACTTCGAGCTACGGGCTGACCAGCGGCGGCGCTGA
- a CDS encoding FAD-binding oxidoreductase, whose product MDSATLDAMQTSLRGPVIGPQDPEYLQARKIYNAMIDKRPAAFVRCADAADVMDAVNFIRANGLELAVRGGGHSGPGLCLVEGGVTVDLSPMRWVRVDPAARTAQVGGGSQLRDLDHATHGFGLATPTGIVSMTGVGGLTLGGGHGYLTRKYGLTVDNLLAADVVLADGSFVTASETEHPDLFWALRGGGGNFGIVTSFTYRLHPVNTVGVGITAWPVDHTREVLTWYRDFLPQAPEDIYGFFTLFTIPPGPPFPEEIHGRKVCGIVWCHTGDPDRTEDALAAVNEPAPPVFHFTAPMPYPALQSLFDELIPTGYQWYWRGDFFDRIPDAAVDVHLKYGENLPTPLSLMHLYPVDAAAHRVGREDTAWSYRDAVWSGVFAGVDPDPANAEAIKQWCVDYWEEMHPHSMGGSYVNFMGQGEDQERVRATYRDHYDRLAQVKRTYDPDNLFHANQNIKPAQQH is encoded by the coding sequence ATGGACAGTGCGACCTTGGATGCGATGCAGACCTCTCTGCGGGGGCCGGTCATAGGCCCGCAGGACCCCGAATACCTCCAGGCTCGCAAAATCTACAACGCAATGATCGACAAGCGTCCCGCCGCCTTCGTGCGGTGCGCGGACGCTGCGGATGTCATGGATGCGGTCAACTTCATCCGCGCCAACGGCCTGGAACTCGCCGTCCGGGGTGGCGGACACAGCGGTCCCGGCCTGTGCCTCGTGGAGGGCGGCGTCACCGTCGACCTGTCGCCGATGCGCTGGGTACGGGTCGACCCCGCCGCGAGGACCGCCCAAGTGGGCGGTGGCAGCCAGCTCCGTGATCTCGACCACGCCACCCACGGCTTCGGGCTCGCCACCCCCACCGGCATTGTGTCGATGACGGGCGTGGGGGGCCTGACCCTCGGCGGTGGCCATGGATACCTCACCCGCAAGTACGGCCTGACGGTGGACAACCTGCTGGCCGCGGACGTCGTACTGGCCGACGGCAGCTTCGTCACCGCAAGCGAGACCGAGCACCCGGACCTGTTCTGGGCCCTGCGCGGTGGCGGCGGCAACTTCGGCATCGTGACCTCCTTCACCTACCGCCTGCACCCGGTGAACACCGTCGGGGTCGGCATTACCGCGTGGCCGGTCGACCACACCCGCGAGGTGCTCACGTGGTACCGAGACTTCCTCCCGCAGGCCCCGGAGGACATATACGGCTTCTTCACGCTGTTCACCATCCCGCCCGGCCCACCCTTTCCCGAAGAGATCCACGGCCGGAAGGTGTGCGGCATCGTGTGGTGTCACACCGGTGACCCGGACCGCACAGAGGACGCCCTCGCCGCGGTGAACGAGCCCGCCCCGCCCGTCTTCCACTTCACGGCACCGATGCCCTATCCCGCGTTGCAGAGCCTGTTCGACGAGCTGATCCCCACCGGGTACCAGTGGTACTGGCGCGGCGACTTCTTCGACCGTATCCCGGACGCCGCCGTGGACGTGCACCTCAAGTACGGCGAGAACCTCCCCACCCCGCTGTCGCTGATGCACCTCTACCCGGTCGACGCGGCCGCCCACCGCGTGGGCCGGGAAGACACCGCGTGGAGCTACCGGGACGCCGTCTGGTCCGGCGTCTTCGCCGGCGTCGACCCCGACCCCGCCAACGCCGAGGCCATCAAGCAATGGTGTGTCGACTACTGGGAGGAGATGCACCCTCACTCCATGGGCGGCTCGTACGTGAACTTCATGGGACAGGGCGAGGACCAGGAGCGGGTTCGGGCCACCTACCGCGACCACTACGACCGGCTCGCGCAGGTCAAGCGGACGTACGACCCGGACAACCTCTTCCACGCCAACCAGAACATCAAGCCCGCTCAGCAGCACTGA
- a CDS encoding type II toxin-antitoxin system CcdA family antitoxin, whose product MADTTRITVTLPTEQVAELRKLTDNVSGYVAEAVARQLLGAGLQRHQEEHGAFTAPA is encoded by the coding sequence ATGGCGGACACGACACGGATCACGGTGACGCTGCCGACCGAGCAGGTCGCCGAACTGAGGAAGCTCACCGACAACGTCTCCGGTTATGTGGCCGAGGCGGTGGCGCGCCAGCTGCTCGGCGCCGGCCTGCAGCGCCACCAGGAGGAGCACGGGGCGTTCACTGCTCCCGCCTGA
- a CDS encoding alpha/beta fold hydrolase, translating to MGETIETDAGGIWVERRGEGPDVLLIAGLSDPAEAWQAQLDGLADRYRLTAYDNRGTGRTPLPAGPLSVPGMADDAAAVLRALEIPAAHVVGFSGGSRIAQELALNHPRLVRSLVLVSTWARPDAYSHSMMGFWHWMAERAPNERAMLEAFLLWIYTPRAHNDGTVDRVIEETMAFPHPQSVEAFQRQLAPFRTHDTLDRLSEITAPTLVMAGELDIATPPRLGRAVAERIPGARFEVLPGEAHQPFQEVPDAFNARVATFWQEVQIRG from the coding sequence ATGGGCGAAACGATCGAAACAGACGCCGGCGGGATCTGGGTCGAGCGCCGGGGTGAGGGGCCCGACGTCCTGCTCATCGCGGGGCTCAGCGACCCCGCCGAGGCGTGGCAGGCACAGCTCGACGGGCTCGCCGACCGCTACCGTCTCACCGCCTACGACAACCGCGGCACCGGGCGTACGCCGCTGCCCGCGGGACCTCTGTCGGTGCCCGGGATGGCAGACGACGCCGCCGCGGTGCTGCGCGCGCTGGAAATCCCAGCCGCGCATGTCGTGGGCTTCTCGGGAGGCAGCCGCATCGCGCAGGAGCTGGCACTCAACCATCCCCGGCTCGTCCGCAGTCTCGTCCTGGTGAGCACATGGGCCCGTCCCGACGCCTACTCTCACTCGATGATGGGCTTCTGGCACTGGATGGCCGAGCGCGCGCCGAATGAGCGCGCCATGCTGGAGGCGTTCCTGCTGTGGATCTACACGCCGCGGGCGCACAACGACGGCACGGTCGACAGGGTCATCGAGGAGACGATGGCCTTCCCGCATCCGCAGTCCGTCGAAGCTTTCCAGCGCCAGCTCGCACCGTTCCGGACGCACGACACGCTCGACCGCCTGTCTGAGATCACCGCGCCGACACTGGTAATGGCCGGTGAACTCGACATCGCCACGCCACCGCGCCTCGGGCGCGCGGTCGCCGAGAGGATCCCGGGGGCGCGGTTCGAGGTGCTGCCCGGCGAGGCCCACCAGCCATTCCAGGAAGTCCCCGACGCCTTCAACGCACGGGTCGCCACCTTCTGGCAGGAAGTCCAGATCCGGGGTTGA
- a CDS encoding polymorphic toxin type 30 domain-containing protein: protein MPARRSGGGAPRNQDPLRPSYAGNLYHRQVHNPNSPHYNPDAAHATHIPWPAQFPLPYW from the coding sequence GTGCCCGCCCGACGCTCAGGAGGAGGTGCTCCGCGAAATCAAGACCCATTGAGGCCGTCATACGCGGGGAACCTGTATCACCGACAGGTCCACAACCCGAACAGTCCCCACTACAATCCGGACGCGGCCCATGCCACACACATCCCCTGGCCGGCTCAGTTTCCACTTCCGTACTGGTGA
- a CDS encoding barstar family protein, which translates to MSNAIWWERYEEEVCVVSTDSSLSVARALPPTGLIYSARMQGQEMPDSDGVFTQFYEALRLPDYFGWNWNALRNCLTDLHWISAKHFLLTVDDADAVLSESAEEREMLFRALNDAAKFWAGKPELPGQEKITFQTVLLCPPDAQEEVLREIKTH; encoded by the coding sequence ATGAGCAACGCCATCTGGTGGGAACGATACGAGGAAGAAGTTTGTGTCGTCTCGACCGACTCCTCGCTCTCCGTTGCCCGCGCCCTGCCTCCCACCGGGCTGATCTACTCGGCCCGGATGCAAGGACAGGAAATGCCCGACTCCGACGGGGTGTTCACTCAGTTCTACGAGGCACTGCGCCTCCCGGACTACTTCGGCTGGAACTGGAACGCACTGCGGAACTGTTTGACCGATCTACACTGGATCAGCGCCAAGCATTTCCTCCTTACCGTCGATGACGCCGACGCCGTGCTTTCCGAGAGCGCCGAAGAACGCGAAATGCTCTTCCGTGCCCTGAACGACGCCGCTAAGTTCTGGGCGGGAAAGCCCGAGCTTCCGGGCCAGGAGAAGATCACTTTTCAGACCGTACTGCTGTGCCCGCCCGACGCTCAGGAGGAGGTGCTCCGCGAAATCAAGACCCATTGA
- a CDS encoding ribonuclease domain-containing protein, with product MGPSIPQPFENSGKKGAYKLPEFDSQGNSIRYTEWGTVQSIDNPNWGGERVVTGSDGSAYYTPTHYQTYIVMETGR from the coding sequence ATGGGGCCGTCCATCCCCCAGCCATTCGAGAACAGCGGGAAGAAAGGCGCCTACAAACTTCCCGAATTCGACAGCCAGGGGAATAGCATCCGCTATACAGAATGGGGCACGGTGCAGTCGATCGACAACCCGAACTGGGGCGGCGAGAGGGTCGTGACCGGGTCGGACGGATCGGCGTACTACACTCCGACCCATTATCAGACGTACATCGTGATGGAGACCGGCCGATGA